Within the Nocardioides aurantiacus genome, the region TCTCCGCCGGGTCCGACGAGGCCTGGCTGCCCGCCGCCGTCGCCACCGCGCTCGCGGTGCCCGCGCTGGCCGCGGCGCTGCTGCGCGACCGCGAGCGGGCCGCGACCTCAGCCGCGCTGCTGGCCGCCGTCGGCGTGCTGCTGGGCGGGGTCGCGCTGCTGACCTGGGGCGCCCAGCTCGACGTGGGCGAGACCGCGCAGGCCGTCACCCTCGCGTCGTACGCCGCCGTGGTGGGCCTGCTCGCCGCGCCGGTGACCCGGCTGGCCGCCACGCGGGTCGCGCTGGAGGCAGCCGCCCTGGTGGCCGCGGCGGGGGCCGTCGCCCTCGCCCCCGGCGCCGCGGAGGCCGCGGTCGCGCTCACCGTCACCGGCTCGGCGGTCGCCCTGCTGGCGGTGCTGCACCGCGACCGTGAGCCGCTCGCCTGGCTCGCCACGGCCCTGCTGGCGACCGCCACGCTGCTGCGGGTGGTCGCCGAGGTGACGGCGCCCGAGCTGGTGACGCTGCCGGCCGCCGCGCTGCTGCTCGCCGTCGGCACCCTGCGGCTGCGTCGCGACGCGACGATCGGCAGCGCCCGGGTTCTGGGCTCAGGTCTGGTGCTCGCGCTCGTCCCGAGCCTGCTGCTGGCCCTGGCCGACCCGGTCTCGCTCCGCGGCGCGCTGGTCGGCGCCGCCGCCGTACTGACCCTGGCGTGGGGCGTCACCCAGCGGCTCGCGGCGCCCTTCGCCGTCGGTGCCGCGGTCACCGCCGTGCTGGTGCTGCGCCACCTCGGGCCGGTCGCCGACGCCGTCCCCCGCTGGGTCACCATCGGCGCCGTCGGGGTGGCCCTGCTCGTCGTGGGCGTCACCTGGGAGTCCTCGCTGCGCAGCATCGACCGCGCCCGGCGCTACGTCACCTCGCTGCGCTGACCGTCGGGCCCGGCCGTCATGATGAGGGGGTGAGCACCTTCTACGACGAGATCGGCGGCAGCCCGACGATCCGCGCCATCGTGCACCGCTTCTACGCGGGCGTAGCGCAGGACGAGGTGCTGCGGCCGATGTACCCCGAGGCCGACCTCGGTCCCGCCGAGGACCGCTTCGCCTCGTTCCTCGAGCAGTACTGGGGCGGGCCCACCACCTACTCCGAGCGTCGCGGCCACCCGCGGCTGCGGATGCGGCACGCGCCGTTCCCGGTGACGCCGACCGCGGCCCAGCACTGGCTGCGCCACTTCCGCGACGCCCTCGACGAGGTCGCACTGCCGCCCGAGCAGGACCAGCAGTTCTGGGACTACGTCACCCACGCCGCGCAGTTCATGGTCAACACCCTGGAGGAGCCCGAGGAGGTCCCGCGCCCCGGGCGGTAGCCGGCCGGTCAGGCCAGCTCGGCCCGCAGCCGCTCCCGCTGCGGGTCGGTGAGCGCGACCGGTCGCTGGGTGTCGAGGTCGAAGCCGACCAGCACCACCAGCCCGGTCGCGAGCACGGCGTCCCCGGCGTCGGGGTCACGCAGCTCCGAGCGCACGACGAACGACTTCTGCCCCACGTGGGCGACCCACGCCTGCACGTCGTACGCCGCCGCGCGCGGCCGCACCGGGGCGAGCAGCCCGACGTCGGTGCGGGCCACCACGACGCGGCCCCAGTCCTGGCCCCGCTCGTGCAGGTCCATGAAGTAGAGGATGCGGCTCTCCTGGAAGAACTCCACGACCGCGTCGTCGCGGACCAGCCCGTCGGCACCGAGGTCGGAGCCGCGCACGGACAGCGCCAGGTGGTGGCGACCCGGTCGGCGCTCGCCCCGCACCTCGCGCCAGGCGAGCGGCTCGTCGCGCAGGTCCTCGAGCCGGGCGCGGAGGCTGTGGTCGGGCGCGTCGTCCAGCACCACCGTGGTCTCGGCCCGGAGGTG harbors:
- a CDS encoding acyl-CoA thioesterase; its protein translation is MPHTCAVPLRWADMDLLGHVNNVTYLDYLAQARAAFLADLGAGSGRVTGHRIDFAAPLVFGRRPVLVDTWVSDVDGAELRLAHLVRDEAPSGSVTHLRAETTVVLDDAPDHSLRARLEDLRDEPLAWREVRGERRPGRHHLALSVRGSDLGADGLVRDDAVVEFFQESRILYFMDLHERGQDWGRVVVARTDVGLLAPVRPRAAAYDVQAWVAHVGQKSFVVRSELRDPDAGDAVLATGLVVLVGFDLDTQRPVALTDPQRERLRAELA
- a CDS encoding globin; its protein translation is MSTFYDEIGGSPTIRAIVHRFYAGVAQDEVLRPMYPEADLGPAEDRFASFLEQYWGGPTTYSERRGHPRLRMRHAPFPVTPTAAQHWLRHFRDALDEVALPPEQDQQFWDYVTHAAQFMVNTLEEPEEVPRPGR